One stretch of Arthrobacter polaris DNA includes these proteins:
- a CDS encoding universal stress protein gives MKYVVGYRPDERGADAIALAXVIAKTQGAELHLVNVVHGGKTAGSDLEKHALSMVPDDVTAIXSTRVADSFVHGLIEAAKEDNAALVVVGAASNGLFKRFTVGSVANGLLHASPVPVALAPRGYNRKDPLTRLTVMTGMREGWQAVLDVGTSAARRRQVPLRLVSVVEIDQLEQSDFDLDNALSPAKQHVNTVLAKAAATLPNNKVTVTLAHGRNIEEAVDGIGWKSGELVVVGSSRLAETRKIFLGSTANKILRALPVPMVVVPRDFQRQGI, from the coding sequence ATGAAATACGTAGTGGGGTACCGGCCTGATGAACGCGGAGCTGACGCTATTGCCCTTGCGNGGGTCATCGCTAAAACTCAGGGCGCGGAGCTGCACCTGGTCAACGTGGTTCATGGAGGCAAAACGGCCGGATCCGACCTGGAAAAACATGCTTTGTCCATGGTCCCCGACGATGTCACGGCCATTNTTTCCACGCGCGTTGCAGACTCGTTTGTCCATGGACTGATCGAGGCCGCCAAAGAGGACAACGCGGCGCTGGTCGTTGTGGGAGCAGCAAGCAACGGGCTGTTCAAGCGTTTCACCGTGGGCTCGGTGGCCAACGGTTTGCTGCACGCCTCGCCGGTTCCAGTGGCGCTGGCACCGCGCGGTTACAACCGCAAAGACCCACTCACCCGCCTCACCGTCATGACCGGCATGCGCGAAGGCTGGCAGGCAGTGCTCGACGTCGGAACCAGCGCTGCCCGGAGGCGTCAAGTGCCGCTGCGGTTGGTATCAGTAGTGGAGATTGATCAGCTGGAACAATCGGACTTTGACCTAGACAACGCCTTGAGCCCCGCCAAACAACATGTGAATACGGTGCTGGCGAAAGCAGCTGCCACACTTCCAAATAACAAGGTCACGGTCACACTTGCCCATGGACGAAACATTGAAGAAGCCGTCGATGGGATTGGGTGGAAATCAGGGGAACTTGTTGTTGTCGGCTCCAGCAGGTTGGCTGAGACCAGGAAGATCTTCCTCGGATCCACGGCGAATAAGATCTTGCGCGCACTGCCGGTCCCCATGGTTGTGGTCCCGCGGGACTTCCAGAGGCAGGGAATCTAG
- the rarD gene encoding EamA family transporter RarD — MTISEPHTAPIPSNRAKAGKPARSEAATGVLYGVGAYGLWGLLPIYFIWLMPANSLEIVANRVVWSVXFCTLIITVSRGWGKXGAAIKNRRILGTLAVAGILIVINWLTYVFAVTTGSAIEASLGYFINPLVSVLIGVIVLKXKLRPLQWMAVGVGFVAVVVLTFSYGKLPWIALVLAFSFGTYGFVKNRVGGKVDAITSLSIETAVLTPFAIATMVILTLLGQATLTGMGPGXFWLLASSGIITAVPLLFFGASASRLSMTGIGLLQFMTPLIQFIVAITLLGEHMGTERWIGFAIVWLALAILITDMLLNYRRTSRLRKYASA, encoded by the coding sequence GTGACAATTAGCGAACCCCACACAGCACCCATCCCCAGCAACCGNGCAAAGGCCGGCAAGCCCGCACGCTCTGAAGCAGCAACCGGNGTGCTCTATGGCGTCGGCGCTTATGGCCTGTGGGGTTTGTTGCCCATCTACTTCATCTGGCTGATGCCTGCCAATAGCCTTGAAATTGTTGCTAACCGGGTGGTGTGGTCGGTGATNTTTTGTACCTTGATCATTACCGTTAGCCGTGGGTGGGGAAAATGNGGCGCGGCCATCAAGAACCGGCGTATCCTGGGCACCCTTGCCGTCGCCGGGATCTTGATAGTTATCAACTGGCTCACCTACGTCTTTGCTGTCACAACCGGCAGTGCCATTGAAGCCTCGTTGGGGTACTTCATCAATCCGCTTGTTTCTGTACTAATAGGCGTCATCGTCCTGAAAGANAAACTCCGGCCACTGCAGTGGATGGCTGTGGGTGTGGGATTTGTGGCGGTGGTGGTGTTGACGTTCAGTTACGGCAAGCTGCCCTGGATTGCTCTGGTACTTGCTTTCAGCTTTGGCACCTACGGATTCGTCAAGAACCGGGTNGGNGGAAAAGTCGACGCGATCACCAGCCTGAGTATCGAAACTGCTGTGCTGACACCCTTTGCCATTGCCACCATGGTCATTCTGACGCTCCTAGGCCAGGCCACGCTGACCGGAATGGGCCCCGGACANTTTTGGCTTCTGGCCTCCTCAGGCATCATCACCGCTGTCCCACTGCTGTTCTTTGGCGCCTCCGCCAGCCGGCTTTCCATGACAGGCATTGGTCTTTTGCAGTTCATGACACCGTTGATCCAGTTCATTGTGGCCATCACCCTCCTCGGCGAACACATGGGCACCGAGCGTTGGATCGGTTTCGCCATTGTTTGGCTGGCCTTGGCTATTCTCATTACTGACATGCTGCTGAACTACCGGCGCACATCCCGGCTTCGAAAGTACGCCTCGGCCTAG
- a CDS encoding FAD-dependent oxidoreductase, giving the protein MANLSSARPFRVAIVGSGPAGVYAADILTKSQEVAGGEVQVSIDIXESQPAPYGLIRYGXAPDHXRIKGIMNALHKVLDRGDIRFFGNVTYGRDLTLAELRSFYDAVIFATGATKDAVMDIXGIDLEGSYGGADFVSWYDGHPDVPRDWPLNAEEIAVIGNGNVALDVAXVLSKHADDMLVTEIPENVYNALKASPVRDVHIFGRRGPAQVKFTPLELRELSHSRDVDIILYDEDFDFDEASDAAIKSNNQVKIMVNTLTNWLAEDHDETRVPASRRLHLHFLHTXVEITGTNGSVSGIRFERNELDGTGNVRGTXEFIDYPVQAVYRAVGYLGSALPEVDFDARRGVIPNDGGRVLAADGTQVPGLYATGWIKRGPVGLIGSTKGDALETIGCLLEDRLSLPLAERPGDDEIVKLLESRGIEFTTWEGWNKLDAHEKRLGESYIPAPGVEVTRERIKVVNREHMVNISKK; this is encoded by the coding sequence TTGGCTAACTTGAGCTCCGCCCGCCCGTTCCGCGTCGCCATTGTTGGTTCTGGTCCGGCCGGCGTCTATGCCGCCGACATATTGACCAAGTCCCAGGAAGTTGCTGGCGGCGAGGTCCAGGTCAGTATCGATATTNTTGAGTCCCAGCCAGCCCCTTACGGCCTGATCCGTTACGGGNTGGCGCCTGATCACNCCCGGATCAAGGGGATCATGAACGCACTCCATAAGGTTCTGGACCGTGGTGACATTCGGTTCTTTGGCAATGTCACCTACGGCCGGGACTTGACCCTGGCTGAGCTGCGTTCTTTCTATGACGCCGTCATCTTCGCCACCGGGGCCACCAAGGACGCCGTGATGGACATCNCCGGTATTGACCTTGAGGGCTCCTATGGCGGTGCCGACTTCGTCTCTTGGTATGACGGGCACCCGGATGTGCCGCGCGATTGGCCGCTTAACGCCGAAGAGATCGCTGTCATTGGCAATGGCAATGTGGCGTTGGATGTTGCCNGGGTGCTCTCTAAGCATGCCGATGACATGCTTGTCACCGAGATTCCTGAGAACGTCTACAACGCTTTGAAGGCCTCGCCCGTGCGCGATGTGCATATTTTTGGGCGCCGTGGCCCGGCTCAGGTGAAGTTCACCCCGCTGGAATTGCGAGAACTCTCCCATTCTCGCGATGTGGACATCATCCTCTACGACGAGGACTTTGATTTTGATGAGGCCTCCGACGCCGCCATCAAGTCCAACAACCAGGTCAAGATCATGGTCAACACGCTCACCAACTGGCTGGCGGAAGATCACGACGAAACGAGGGTTCCGGCGTCGCGCCGCCTGCATCTGCACTTCCTGCATACCNCCGTGGAGATCACTGGAACCAACGGCAGCGTCTCGGGTATCCGATTCGAGCGCAATGAGCTTGACGGCACCGGCAACGTCCGGGGTACGNGGGAGTTCATCGATTACCCGGTCCAGGCTGTGTACCGGGCGGTGGGCTACCTTGGCTCGGCATTGCCCGAGGTGGATTTTGATGCTCGCCGAGGTGTCATTCCCAACGACGGCGGACGCGTGTTGGCAGCAGACGGCACCCAAGTGCCGGGCCTGTATGCGACGGGTTGGATCAAACGCGGACCAGTGGGGCTGATTGGCAGCACCAAGGGCGATGCTCTAGAAACCATCGGTTGCCTCCTCGAAGACCGGCTCAGCCTCCCTCTGGCCGAGCGTCCCGGAGACGATGAGATTGTGAAACTGCTGGAATCCCGTGGAATCGAATTCACCACATGGGAGGGCTGGAATAAGCTCGACGCGCATGAGAAACGCCTTGGCGAAAGCTATATCCCGGCGCCTGGGGTCGAAGTGACGCGCGAACGCATCAAGGTGGTTAACCGCGAGCACATGGTGAACATTTCCAAGAAGTAG